One segment of Pontibacter akesuensis DNA contains the following:
- a CDS encoding SusD/RagB family nutrient-binding outer membrane lipoprotein — translation MKNKIIIFFALFFGLVACDPSDFDDTNVDPRRVTEAPTRTLLTYSLQNLPFTVWNTPIRNVAGYSTVHLNFYSQYLSEGPYPAASLYNTRNLSWSAWYTGPLYNLQTIINLNNEDSPMADLGNGSKNNQLAVARILKAYYFWFLTDNYGDIPYFEALKGNEVLQPKYDKQEDIYNDLFKELTEAEAMINVNEAGVTGDILLGGDMAAWKRFANTTRLFMALRLMEVNPSKAQTEMTAAINAGVIESNAQNIVHQFIGGDPNNWNPWYENYSNDNRNDYAISSRLGNYMLETEDPRVFVYGEVLDGEVKTLPYGSSAARNIPGIYSRVGANLQDAGATAPIFTYSQVAFAKAEAVNRGFSIPSAAPAADLYYDGIKASWQFWGVYDEAMYNEFIAQPEIAYTGANGLEKIITQKWVHQYQNGFEAWTDWRRTGYPALTPAPDAVDARGIPRRMGYPSNARALNEANYDAVLERQGADDNYTRVWWDVE, via the coding sequence ATGAAAAATAAAATAATAATCTTTTTTGCGCTGTTCTTTGGCCTCGTAGCTTGCGACCCTAGCGACTTCGATGACACGAACGTTGACCCAAGAAGGGTTACAGAAGCGCCAACCCGTACTTTGCTGACGTACTCGCTGCAGAACCTGCCATTCACGGTATGGAACACGCCGATACGCAACGTGGCAGGTTACTCCACCGTGCACCTCAACTTCTACTCCCAGTACCTGTCGGAGGGGCCTTATCCGGCTGCATCGCTGTACAACACCCGGAACCTGTCGTGGTCGGCATGGTACACAGGGCCGCTGTACAACCTGCAGACCATTATTAACCTGAACAACGAGGACAGCCCGATGGCTGACCTTGGAAACGGATCCAAGAACAACCAGTTGGCCGTAGCGCGTATTCTGAAGGCCTACTACTTCTGGTTCCTGACAGACAACTACGGAGACATCCCATACTTCGAGGCGCTGAAGGGCAACGAGGTGCTGCAGCCAAAGTATGACAAGCAGGAGGATATCTACAACGACCTGTTTAAGGAACTGACAGAGGCAGAGGCGATGATTAACGTGAATGAGGCCGGTGTAACAGGCGACATTCTTTTGGGAGGCGACATGGCTGCCTGGAAGCGTTTTGCCAACACAACCCGTCTGTTCATGGCGCTGCGTTTGATGGAAGTGAACCCATCTAAAGCACAGACCGAGATGACAGCGGCTATTAACGCTGGGGTGATTGAGAGCAACGCGCAGAACATTGTGCATCAGTTTATCGGAGGTGACCCGAACAATTGGAACCCATGGTATGAGAACTACTCCAACGACAACCGTAACGACTACGCCATCAGCAGCCGACTTGGCAACTATATGTTGGAGACAGAGGATCCTAGGGTATTTGTTTATGGCGAGGTACTTGACGGTGAAGTGAAAACGCTGCCTTACGGTAGCTCAGCGGCCAGAAACATACCTGGTATCTATAGCCGCGTAGGCGCTAACCTGCAGGATGCTGGCGCTACTGCCCCAATCTTTACCTATTCTCAGGTAGCGTTTGCCAAAGCAGAGGCTGTGAACAGGGGCTTCTCTATTCCAAGTGCCGCACCTGCAGCTGATCTGTACTACGACGGCATCAAAGCTTCCTGGCAGTTCTGGGGTGTGTATGACGAGGCCATGTATAACGAGTTCATCGCGCAGCCTGAGATCGCCTACACAGGTGCAAACGGTCTGGAGAAGATCATCACGCAGAAGTGGGTGCACCAGTACCAGAACGGTTTTGAAGCCTGGACAGACTGGAGAAGAACTGGCTACCCTGCACTTACGCCTGCTCCGGACGCTGTTGATGCAAGAGGTATTCCACGCAGAATGGGCTATCCGTCTAACGCGAGAGCCCTGAACGAGGCTAACTACGATGCGGTTCTGGAGCGCCAGGGCGCAGACGACAACTACACCAGAGTATGGTGGGATGTGGAATAA
- a CDS encoding SusC/RagA family TonB-linked outer membrane protein, protein MKKKLLLFLFLVSVLLQQAMAQVKSVSGVVTDAANGQALPGVAVLVKGTTIGTATAADGSYSIEIPAGSNTLVFRYIGYQTTEKEVGNGSKVNVSLPVDTKQLEEVVVTALGYQREKETLPYSVGAVSSENLTYAKSNDVSTALVGKVAGVQIQGSPSSNFDNGNIVIRGANSLSTSQPPIYVVDGTVTDQNAVIMDNVASISVLKGAAATALYGQRAANGVVMITSKRGTRGTPTVELNLSAAFENPSVMMPYQNEYAGGYSSNARTPGSTYDSEGYYIFRYKPNTHPAEWAAFDGQRILDYGADESWGPKINGQLYRPYYSWYAGEDFGKLEPLTAQPDNVKDFYQTGTNFNNSIAFSGGAENFLYRLTYANQNRTLIIPNAERNQHQIGLNTSLDITQKLTASADLSYTTNKQDGRPQEGYRLDGLNVTQNFNQWFQRQLDFERLKNYRNPDGTLQSWNIGDPNGTGNPALYLAPQYWDSPYFVVNENYGTSTSSRLVGNLGLAYEFNDHFSWQSYARMSQRNAEGDFRIATGGLNTDGYSLYQNTVREMNYETNLLYKRAFGDFSVDALLGGNLRKNYYNQLEEETQGGLSFPNFFDMSASIARPLLTRGYSRQAVRSIYGRASFGYKSFLFIDVTNRNDWSSVLPEQNNRFMYPSIGGSFVFTEVINNQALTNVLSSGKLRASWAQVGADLAAYSVFTAIDDEPLYGSNPSAEIGNEFRTGNIKPSLTTSWEVGTDLRFFNAVGVEFTYYQDDNEDQILSLNIDPATGFSTYQINAGKIQRKGIEASITAQPLRGDFTWDIALNIGRNRSKIVELADGLQTYLAATQRNDTRLEHRVGQEWGLLVGRMWKRDDQGRVIVGSNGIPLYEINKEKGTIQPDLTGGLFNNFSYKGISLAFSLDFQKGGLFHSLTKQYGWGSGLHEATVGVNDKGNDWRDFPSNGGGILIPGVYADGTVIGGENVGGQPNQTYIPARTYFYTSLQRDQINSMVIDASYLKLREVRLGYELPASILGTMVKSANIGLMVSNAWLISAPGKDLGIDPSELEETWYEGGQLPSTRTMGVNLRVRL, encoded by the coding sequence ATGAAAAAAAAACTACTCTTATTTCTTTTCCTGGTGTCGGTCTTGCTGCAGCAAGCCATGGCTCAGGTTAAAAGCGTTAGCGGCGTGGTCACAGATGCCGCTAATGGACAGGCGCTGCCAGGCGTGGCTGTACTGGTGAAAGGCACCACGATCGGCACTGCCACGGCTGCCGACGGATCCTACAGCATTGAGATTCCGGCAGGCAGTAACACACTGGTGTTTCGTTACATTGGCTACCAAACCACTGAGAAAGAAGTGGGAAACGGAAGCAAGGTGAACGTGTCGCTACCGGTAGACACTAAGCAACTCGAAGAGGTGGTGGTAACTGCGCTCGGTTATCAGCGTGAGAAGGAAACGCTACCGTACTCTGTGGGAGCCGTGAGCAGCGAAAACCTGACCTATGCCAAATCAAACGACGTAAGTACGGCGCTGGTGGGCAAGGTAGCCGGTGTGCAGATCCAAGGCTCGCCAAGCTCTAACTTCGACAACGGTAACATCGTGATCAGGGGCGCAAACAGCCTTAGCACCAGTCAGCCGCCAATTTACGTGGTGGATGGTACTGTCACAGATCAGAACGCGGTGATTATGGACAACGTGGCGAGCATCTCTGTACTGAAAGGTGCAGCAGCAACGGCGCTTTACGGCCAGCGTGCTGCCAACGGTGTGGTTATGATCACAAGCAAAAGAGGCACACGTGGTACGCCAACCGTAGAGCTTAACCTCTCTGCCGCTTTTGAGAACCCATCAGTGATGATGCCTTACCAGAACGAGTACGCTGGTGGTTACTCCTCCAACGCCAGAACGCCTGGCTCCACGTATGACAGCGAAGGGTACTACATCTTCCGTTACAAGCCAAACACACACCCTGCCGAGTGGGCAGCTTTCGACGGGCAGCGTATTCTGGACTACGGTGCGGATGAAAGCTGGGGACCGAAGATAAACGGACAGCTGTACCGCCCATATTATTCCTGGTATGCAGGAGAGGACTTCGGAAAACTGGAGCCGCTAACAGCGCAGCCAGATAACGTGAAAGACTTTTACCAGACAGGTACGAACTTCAACAACAGCATTGCGTTTAGCGGTGGTGCTGAGAACTTCCTTTACAGGCTGACTTATGCTAACCAGAACCGCACCCTGATTATTCCAAACGCGGAGCGCAACCAGCACCAAATAGGCCTGAACACTTCCCTGGACATCACACAGAAGCTTACGGCATCAGCGGACCTGTCTTACACCACCAACAAGCAGGATGGCAGACCACAGGAAGGATACCGCCTGGATGGCCTGAACGTGACTCAGAACTTCAACCAGTGGTTCCAGCGCCAGCTTGACTTTGAGAGGCTGAAGAATTATCGCAATCCGGATGGAACGCTGCAGTCCTGGAACATCGGTGACCCGAACGGTACAGGCAACCCTGCCCTATACCTGGCGCCGCAGTACTGGGACTCGCCATACTTCGTGGTAAACGAGAACTATGGCACTTCTACCTCTAGCCGCCTGGTTGGTAACCTGGGTCTTGCCTACGAATTTAATGACCACTTTAGCTGGCAGTCTTATGCCCGTATGAGCCAGCGCAACGCGGAAGGCGATTTCAGAATTGCTACAGGCGGTTTGAACACAGATGGTTACTCGCTCTACCAGAACACGGTTCGTGAGATGAACTACGAGACAAACTTGCTGTACAAGCGCGCCTTCGGCGACTTCTCGGTAGACGCCTTGTTGGGTGGCAACCTGCGCAAGAACTACTACAACCAACTGGAGGAGGAGACCCAGGGCGGCCTTAGCTTCCCGAACTTCTTCGATATGAGCGCTTCTATTGCCCGGCCATTGCTTACAAGAGGGTACAGCAGACAGGCGGTGCGCAGTATCTACGGTAGAGCATCGTTCGGTTACAAGAGCTTCCTGTTTATTGATGTGACGAACAGAAACGACTGGTCTTCGGTGCTTCCTGAGCAGAATAACAGGTTCATGTATCCTTCTATAGGCGGTAGCTTTGTGTTCACCGAGGTTATTAATAACCAGGCTCTGACCAACGTACTCTCTAGTGGTAAACTCCGTGCATCGTGGGCACAGGTTGGTGCCGACTTAGCGGCCTATAGCGTTTTCACGGCTATTGATGATGAGCCGCTATATGGCTCTAATCCATCTGCCGAGATTGGAAACGAATTCAGAACCGGAAACATCAAGCCTTCGCTTACAACCTCATGGGAAGTAGGCACCGACCTGCGCTTTTTTAATGCAGTGGGTGTGGAATTCACCTACTACCAGGATGACAACGAAGACCAGATCCTAAGCCTGAACATAGACCCGGCTACCGGCTTTAGCACCTACCAGATCAACGCTGGTAAAATACAGCGGAAAGGCATAGAGGCTAGTATAACTGCTCAGCCGCTGAGAGGTGACTTTACCTGGGATATTGCGCTGAACATCGGTAGAAACCGCTCTAAAATTGTAGAGCTTGCCGATGGCCTGCAGACCTACCTGGCTGCAACACAGCGTAACGACACCCGTTTGGAGCACCGCGTTGGCCAGGAGTGGGGTCTGTTAGTAGGCCGTATGTGGAAGCGCGACGACCAGGGCCGTGTAATTGTAGGCTCAAACGGTATTCCGCTGTATGAGATCAACAAGGAGAAAGGCACCATCCAGCCTGACCTTACAGGTGGTTTGTTCAACAACTTCAGCTACAAAGGCATTAGCCTTGCCTTCTCCCTCGACTTTCAGAAAGGTGGCTTGTTCCACTCCCTTACCAAGCAGTATGGCTGGGGCTCAGGCTTGCACGAGGCAACAGTTGGCGTGAACGACAAAGGCAACGACTGGAGAGATTTTCCATCGAACGGTGGTGGTATCCTGATCCCGGGCGTGTATGCTGACGGTACTGTTATTGGCGGCGAGAACGTAGGCGGACAGCCAAACCAAACGTACATCCCGGCCAGAACATACTTCTATACATCGCTTCAGCGCGACCAGATCAACTCTATGGTAATCGACGCTTCTTACCTGAAGCTTCGCGAGGTGCGCCTGGGTTATGAACTGCCTGCATCTATACTTGGCACCATGGTGAAGAGTGCCAACATCGGCCTGATGGTGAGCAACGCCTGGCTGATCAGCGCTCCTGGTAAAGACCTGGGCATCGACCCATCGGAGCTGGAAGAAACATGGTATGAGGGTGGCCAGTTGCCATCTACACGCACCATGGGTGTTAACCTAAGAGTGAGATTGTAA